GTATCAGATACATAGTTCAATTTTACAGTTCAACAATGGCATAACTCAACAAGTATATTCCTCTAACTTTCAAACCACCATCAGAAATTAGCCAACAGAaatttctctttccaaaaatcaCAAATTGTACCACTTCTTCGTAGCTATAATCTTTTTCGTTTTGTTGATGAATCATTTCAATGTACTATCAAGTTTTATAGGAAAAACATATTCAGttggtttagcaattgttgaagATCTATCGTTTGTAGATCCAGATCCTAAAAATGAATGTGTCCGCAATCCGATCTAATACTAATAGGTAAATCAAGATCAAGAATTATGTCCTGGTTATTCTCTGCATGTAATGAAGAAACTCACTCACAGGTGATTGATTGTACATTTTCTCGTGAGATTTGGATTGGTCTAGATCACAATTACAATGCTACTACAAAGTCTCGATTGACGCAATTAAAGACTGATTTAATTCGTTTTGAAGAGTAGTGATATTCTTTGTTGGTGTATTTCAACAAAGAAAGATCTATTTCTCATCAATTAACACAAATTGGTAGAGCAATTTTTGATGAGGATTTAGTCTATCACATTATATAAGGATTATCTTCGGAATTCAATGCATTCAAAACTTCGATATCGACACAAcatttgaagaatgataataTGATCACATACTACGAGTTTTTAGGACTACTGCTCTCTGAAGAAGCACTCAGTTCTACTACTGCTTCTTCTGCAAGTTGGTACAGTAAGATAGGTCATTATGTCTGTAACACCTTGAGGCATGTGTTTGTCCTCTGTTGATGAAGTTATTGATAATAATTTGTCTGCCATACTTTGtacaacatgtcaaacttctaaGATTCAAGCATTACCTTTTCCATCTAGTTCTAATAATGCATATGGTCCCTTGGACTGATTTATACATATGTATGGGTATCTCCCGTTTTTTCTATCAATGGATATAAGTATTATGTGTCCTTTATTGACTTTTTCAGAAGGTTTACCTTGTTTTATCCATTAACTTACAAGTCAGAGGTTCTCGATGCATTTGTCAAATTCAAGAATCATGTTGAGAATCTCCAAAACAGGAAAATCAAGTTTGTGCAAACTGACTGGGGAGATGAGTACATAAATGCTTCCATTTACTTGAATAGTTGTAGTATAGGGTTTCTTTTCCTCATGCTTATGCTCAAAATGGTAAAGCTGAAAGGAAACACAAACATGTAGTAGAAACTAAAATGGCTCTTCTTTCACGAAATGCAAGTCCGAGACTTAGAAGTATCCGGACAACTTGGATTGAAGCCTTCAATTGAATTTTGTATCTCCTTCTGATTTCATATGTTTGCTTCTCAAGTGCTGTGTCAATATGTACTCTTTCATCTAACAGGTCTTCGCAACATTTCCGAGCTGTGTTGTGAGCACTCTTACTGCTATCTCCTACATGAACCTGcagtctatttttctttttccaagtacaaaatccttcatcaacaaagttagTAGAACCACTAGTTTTAAATAAGTAACAACACAGAAAATATAGTTTATCTTTTAATACGTTGTATTCCAACCAATATTCATGATCCTTGAACCAAGAAGGATTGAACCTTGTCCCTTTAAGATTATAAGGGTATGAATGATTCCTAGGCTGACAAGGTCCCCTCTGAAGATATGCCCTTCGAACTTGATCTCTGACATTTGGGTGATACTCTATGATTTGTTTCCGCAATCCCGGGTCAAAAGGAAGATTTGCCAACTCAGCCTCACTCAAAACAATTGACCTACTACCACTGGACTTGGAAGGGTCTGATTGCGGAACTTGAACACTTGTATCACTTTCTTCTGATCTGGAAGCATTTTTTTGTGAACATGGTGTATTCGGTTGAGAAGATGATGCATTCCCATCTCTAGTACAATACCGTTTTGAAGGTGGtgaatttgatgatgtatcaGCAAATTTTGCCTTCTTTTTGAAGTATCTCTCCATACTATGAGATTTCAACTACAAGGAGATTAGAAGTACTCAAATTAAATCCTTTTTCAAATTAACAGAAATAAGTGACTACATTCCCTTACCAATAAGTAGCATTACAAGAAACCCATTGATAAAAATGTTAAATGGAATTTGAAATCTAAAATTTAAAACATATTGGATTATAATCCATGAATCTAAATTCCTGCAAGACAACAAATCAAAAACCATTCCTAATTGAAAATTCAAGAACACACAAGCCAGATAAATTAAAAACCccaaaatctacaaatgatgttTTTTTTGTAAAAATACCCAATTAAAAAAACTCAAACTTGAATTTCCTAACCACTTCAAGATCTGATTTCAAGATGGATGTATGGGTATTCTCGAATCTCTAACTATAAGTCTCTAACattgttttaatttttaaaccTATTTGAAAAATACCCAATTTGAAACTTGAAAGAAACCTAATTTGAAGTTTACCTAATCAAATCATATAAAGAAAAGTAAAATATGAGAATTAGTTTCATTAACAACCAAAGATTAAGGACCAAAAACCATTAATTGAACTTAAATAGTTAGATATACCTTGTTATTTTTCAATCCATTCTTCTCCTTCATCTTGGTTCTCTCTTCTCTGTCTCTGATAAGCGATATGGTCGACCAGGACTCGAGTGAACTTGTGAGGGTGATGGGATATATTTCTTTAacataaagaaaaaaaacataataataataagttTGACTATGAGAAAATTCAACGTTTCCGTATATCTTTGCCCCCACAACTACAAAATATTATTAAATTACCTAAGCTTCTCTAACTAAATCTCAGAAAGAAATGGGATCTACGGCCTCCATTTATCTCTTGACAGCTCCGTCCCTGAGTGATACTTTCATTTTTAGGCACTATTTTCAAAAGTTAAAACGATGTTTCGCTTTTCTTAAATCGGCCGTTCCCATGGTGGCGGCGGTTTTCTAGTTACATTTTCTTCGTAAGGGTGGATCAAAAAAATTCCTCAAGCTGACCATttcttttaaattatttttaaaataatttttgaCTCTTCAAATGAATCAGTGTCGGTTTCTTTTAGTAACTTGACCATTTCGTCGATTAAGAATGACCTAAACCAACGGAATTGACCTGACACCTGAGACTAGGAAtgaaagtcagactcaataacTTAGCTTCTTAGGAAACAATGACAATGGAAGTTAGGAAATGAATACTGTCATTTCCTTGCTTTAGTttccatttcatttttatttttctcacaTATATATACACATCTTTGATCTTCCACGAATACAAACCAATTTCCATTGATGTAGGTCGTGTGAACGAATTATTGCATTAATTGTAGCCAGATCATGAGGACGACTGTGACCCGATTACAAAATAATCATAGACAGTCATTTGTTTAAAAATGTGGACTAGATAAGATTTGACTTGACAAACTTATTGACCAAATAACAACCGTTAGATTATTTTCATCAACCTTAAAATATACAAAAATCAAATTCCATTCTTCGTTTCTAACCTCCATAAATACACCTCAAAACTCACACTAACATTCTCATCTAAATACACCAACTTATTAGCTTCCAAAGCCATactcaaaaagaagaagaaaatggcaGGTCATGATGTACTCAAACTGGTTGTGACAGTTGGAATTCTGGTCGGAATCTCATCTGATTCGGCTGAGGGTCAGTCCGTTAGTAGCATTGTAACACCAGCATTTTTTAACCGTATAATTGCTCAGGCTGGTACAGGATGTGAGGGGAAGAGATTTTATAAGCGAAGTACGTTTCTTGCAGCTGCAAGAGCGAATCCTAAATTTGGTCATGCTGGTAGTGTGACAAAATCTAAACGTGAAATTGCTGCATTCTTCGCTCATGTAACTCATGAAACAGGACGTAAGTTGTTCGATGGAGCTCTATGTTAACTTAAATTTAAACATTAGTAGATTAagtttttctattttttgttgatgttgttgtttttcCTACAGATTTCTGTTACATCAGAGAAATAGCTCGAGGAAAATATTGTCAGAGTAGCACACAATACCCATGCGCTCCTGGAAAGGATTATTATGGAAGAGGGCCAATTCAGCTTACATGGAATTATAATTATGGAGCCTGTGGTAAGGCTATTAGCGTGAATCTTTTGAAGAATCCTGACCTTGTGGCTACTAGTGCTACCATTTCATTCAAGGCTGCGTTTTGGTTTTGGATGAATAATGTTCATTCTGTTATAACTTCTggtggaggttttggtcgtacaatcCGTAAAATCAATGGAGGTGAATGCGGTGGCGGAAATCGGCCAGCAGTTCGTGCCAGGGTGAAGTATTATAGGGCATACTGTAAGCAGATCGGTGTAACACCTGGGCCAAATCTTTACTGCTAGGGATATGCTGATGATAATGGAAGTAGTATACCTTATTGTGCGCGTGCTCTATTATTGTTTGTATTAAGTGTTTCGTAGTAAGTTTTCATGTTAAGTACTACTCCTTGAATGTAACAGGTGCATAACCTGAATAAGTGAAGTAAATAAAAAGCACTAATTTATAAGACACCATCTTTATTAAGGTAGCAAGTTAGACTGTTGTGCCATATTTGAGCCGCCAAGGATACTAATTTTTGGGGAATTTAAGAAAATGCCCATGAGGGGAAATGTAATTAAGAAAATGCccacgttttttttttaaatttaagaaaATGCTCATGAGTTGATCTTTTCCGtcccgttttttcaaaaaaaacggCTAACAGCCGTTACATGTCATGTGGCACAAAATCGGCTATGTCAAATGACATTCTAGCCCCTGAATCAGTTGGGTCGGTCCAAGTTCAATTTTGAATCGTTACCGAGTTACGACGTGAGTCAGTGCCAGGATGTGAGTCAGCGCCCGACTCAGTCAAAACTCAAATCACtgttcatcttcttccccaattTTTGTTAATGAAACCCTAGCATTCAACAACGGTTATTATGAAAAATGGAATCACAACAACGAAAACTAAATAATATTGATTAAAAATGAAATCTCTAGAGGGGAAAAAATCTCACATTAATCAAAAATGGATCAGCTCAAGATaaaccacaaaaattaattaaaccCAACATAATACAGATTGCATACTTCACAGATTAAACAGATTTCAAGTTCATCCTTAGATTCCCAATTTACAAAATCCAAATCATTAGATGAATTCGTAGAGGTGTTGTAGTACCCAATTTAAAAAATCTTCAATTCTCCGAAAATACACACCAATATTCCTTAAACtcattcaataaaaaaaattcatctcaTTTGACGAGGATGTGGATCAACCACTGACTACTTGATTCGCCATCTTATTTAAAAGcatgttcttcttttttcttacCTGACTTCTCATGGATCCAAAAGATTCCATTTACTATTCCATCAACACAACCATTCTCACCTAATTTTGTTATATGTGAGCTAATTCACTCATTAACAGCTCATATCTGCCTCACAATACCTCCAATAACAATCATGGCCACCATCTTCATCATTCCATAACTATACAACACCGAATCACCGATTCATCTCTTTTAATCTCTTCATGAATTTCTCCATCTTGAAATCAGAATCAAACCCCTCTTCTCTTTTCGTTTTCACTTTCAGTACAAACCAAACTTCTAACCCTTAATTATTTCCCAACTTCTTCTCCATGATTTCTCCGATTCCACTTTCAACTAATTCTTGGCAGCATCAATCAACATCTGCCGTTATAAGATTCAATCATATTTTAGAgaccttttctttcttttccttcattGACTGATCTCTGCCGCTGCAACTGGTGGTTGTTTATCACCAGTTTTTCAGAGGAGTAAGAGAGGCGGAAAAAACGAATAGAGAAatgatgaaagaaaaaaaatcaaaaccctaaccctGTTTTATTTATCTTCTAAACACGTGTTGATCTTGGGATGTCGGTTTAAACACGTGTAATTATCTGGTGCAGTTAATTTCAGTCGTTGATTAATTTGGACCGTGGACGGTAAAAGATTGTTTTAACATTTATGGAGTAATCTTTAGCCGTTCATTGAGTTGATGGGTAAATTTGTAATTGCGCCCACCTTTTTCTCACCTCGTGTGATGATAAATTGACAAAGTAAACGAGATTTTACCAAAATGATGGGACCGGACGGAAATCGTAACAATATGAgcattttattaattttcaaaaaaatgtggACATTTTCTTAATTACATTTCCCCTCGTGGACATTTTCttagatttcccctaattttttTCACCTCCGGTAGACTCTGAAAGTTCACTAACATGCCATAAATTTGAATGATAACAGTACGAATCAAACTCGAAGCCTAGTAAACTGACATAATTTCATATAAATCCAATATAATGAAGTATCCCGGTTGAATAGAAGAAATTCGATTAGGATATGACTTGCAAGAGTAACCCATGGAGGTTCTGAAGAAACGCTTGCTCCTAGTCCGTGTTTTAGAAGCCTAATAAGCTGACGTAATTTGATATGGCTTAATTGCTCCAGGAAGATGGTCAAAACATAAACTTGAACAGTCTAGGCATGCATATCATGCAGATAGTAAGAACTAATATGGAGAGCTGATAAGATTATTCGAATGAGAACTTCCATCATTATCGCAAACTTAATCAAAAATTATCTAATATCAGTCAAGTGAACATGCTTTGCGAAGAAGTTTCTGCAAATACGTACCCTTCCTCCACTTATTAGGAAGATAAAAGAATAAGACAAGCATAATATGTGATCTAGTCATCTAGGTAAGACCTTTTGCTGACGAAGTTGGTTATTTACGTTGGTAACTATATTACCAGAACTAATAATACGCGATCTAGTCATCCATGAGAGAACAACGATGCTGACTAAAACTAATTACTGGCTTAAGTTGTCGACGTATTTTTACTGGTTCGCCAAACGAGTTCTCGAGCAGGATCGATCAGACTTTATGAATGGGCCTATTTATCATTCACTGGCATTATTATTATATGTTTGGatctttattgttttttctgTTTTTGACTGAGTACGTAGCCGAGCCATGAAAATGTAAACCAAAGCCATTAGCTACTGCGCAGACGCACTGAATCTAGCATCGGTTACGACCTGCGATAATATTAATTTTTAAGGGATAAAAATATTCTTGAAATCAGAATAGATAAATAAACACtaaaatatttggaccaaatttTGAAAGTCAATAAAACAAATCAAACGCTGTGTAAAGTTCGATTTCAGGACTTTTTCTACTGGAATTCTGAAGACTGTCTAGTCTGGCATTAACATACGGCCGGCTGACACATGTAATCAAGTTTTAATAGAAGACATACCCATTCGGGAAACGGTTGCTGTTGATTGAGTGTTTGTCAAAGAACCTGGACCAGATATACTTCAACCCAACTCCTGTGTTACTTTCTAGAAATTTATCGCCATACAAGATGAAACTATTTTGTGACTGATGAGCATTTCATGTGGCTGGTCAAGCCTTTGCAACTCAGTCTAGCTGAACATATAACATTGACTACTCATAAAAAATGACAAACAACAAAATTTATTGAAGCTTAAAAATCTGTAAGTATATCTGAATGTTATCCTAATTTTTCACATCTTCAAAACACTCTACTACTCTTTATTTTCAATATTCATCCAGATAAAAATGGTTATTCTTAGCTACAAGAAACTTGTTTCGGTATTGGCAATTCTGTTTGGATGTATGGCACAGCCTATTTTGGGTCAGACGAACTTTGGCTCTGTAGCCAATTATGTGACACCAGCGTTCTTTAACAATATAATCGGTCAAGCTGGTTCAGGCTGTCCTGGGAAAAAATTCTATTACCACAGTGCTTTTCTTGAGGCTGGAAATTATTACCCTACATTCGGTAAAACAGGAACTCTTGAAGATTCTAAACGTGAaattgctgctttctttgctcATGTAACTCATGAAACAGGACGTAAGTTGTTCGATCAAGCTCCATGTTATTATCTTAAACATAAACACTTATCTTGATATTGTTGCTTTTTTCCTACCAGATTTCTGTTACGTAAGAGAAATAGCTCGAGGAAAATATTGTCAGCTCAGCACACAATACCCATGTGCCCCAGGAAAGAATTATTATGGACGAGGACCAATTCAACTTACATGGAATTATAATTATGGAGCGTGTAGTAAGAGCATTGGCGTGAATCTTTTAAAGAATCCAGACCTCGTAGCTACCAATGCAATCATTTCATTCAAGGCTGCTATTTGGTTTTGGATGAATAATGTGCATTCAGTTATAATTTCGGGTGGAGGTTTCGGTCGTACAATCCGTAAAGTCAATGGTGGTGAATGCGGTGGCGGAAATCGGCCAGCAGTTCGTGCCAGGGTGAAGTATTACAAAGCATACTGTAAGCAGCTCGGTATAACGCCTGGGCCAAATCTTTATTGCTAGGGATGTGGTCATGGAATTAATATATCTTATTACGTGCTCTATTAGTGTTTGTGTGAATGTTTTCTTGTTTAAGTTCTCCTATgtaataaccttaattaataaTTGCAAGTAAATAAAGACCACTAAATTATAAGCTAGCTAGATTGATATTGTATCATGTTTGTGGGAATACAAACACATTAAATAGGCGGAGAAAAGATAAGAAATTAGtgaatgttttatttatttattcctttTATTTTCACTGAAAATAGGTGCGACATacctgagttttttttttttattatttttttcttttttttttgcatgtatTAGTATGTGAAATAtatgagtttttttctttttttcttgccttattagtttaaaaaaaaagtgtTAATATGGTAAGTACCCGACTTttgaattgaatttggacttccacaAAATTCCAAACACGATAAGTTcaattttctttttgaatttgtaaATTTTAAACTTTGCAAAATATCCTCCTGAAAACTCTAGTTTCATAAAAACCGACTTATTTCTGCCAATACGAAGTGAGGGTTTCCTAACGGTTCAACGTGAGAGCTTTATTTATCTAGACATTTACATCTTTAAAAGTATAATAATAAGttaacatgcttcaaaaaaaaaaataacagtaAGTTTAAcgtgattaagaaaaaaaaaagagtaagttTAACGCTAAGACTACCTGCGCATTATCAAATTTCTCTAATGCTTACTAAGAAAGtggttcaacaaaaaaaaaaaaaaaaaaaaaaaacataagagacAATATTTAAAGAACCATTAATCGGGGGATAAAAAAAGaaattgggggatataagaaaaggacaaaaactggttccaaatatcaattcggggtcaccccttatctaagtattttacgtattacctaatctacccctcactaatcaggattagtgattaataataattagtaaaatcttaagatttttgataaatgattagtgtgtgttttatttgaatttgggtgagtgaggtgagagtagaaggagggaaaaatatttttgagtggaaattttgtgaaaatggaagatgattgtgaggagagaattgcagctgctgaatctataactctactacaacaaggagctaacgacaacaactctcaattgcaactctttgttaagccaacacccttgaatgatgattttgacgagtaaggatagtttttcgaagaagctacacaagaaagtaaacttgcacaacatgcaagcatccccaatacataGGTAAAGCTGTTAGGAGattgaaaaatcgatttttttctttaaacccgccattttttcaactgtaaaacctcggtgccgacatggtcgtagtatgaataccatgccggcagacgcgttaccggcatggtattcataatacgaccatgccggtaaagcgatatcccccaatttgaatattgatccggcatagtattctaccaaaaaactatgccggtacgcagttaacttttttacttaccaaggaatatactacggaatattaaaccggcatgggttcattgataggttaccatgccggaactgcatgaaaaagatacaggaaacatttccatgtaaacccaaaaaaccggcatggaaaattaataaccatcaacgccggaaccagttaccggcgt
This is a stretch of genomic DNA from Papaver somniferum cultivar HN1 chromosome 1, ASM357369v1, whole genome shotgun sequence. It encodes these proteins:
- the LOC113337629 gene encoding endochitinase At2g43590-like, translating into MAGHDVLKLVVTVGILVGISSDSAEGQSVSSIVTPAFFNRIIAQAGTGCEGKRFYKRSTFLAAARANPKFGHAGSVTKSKREIAAFFAHVTHETGHFCYIREIARGKYCQSSTQYPCAPGKDYYGRGPIQLTWNYNYGACGKAISVNLLKNPDLVATSATISFKAAFWFWMNNVHSVITSGGGFGRTIRKINGGECGGGNRPAVRARVKYYRAYCKQIGVTPGPNLYC
- the LOC113361723 gene encoding endochitinase At2g43590-like — its product is MVILSYKKLVSVLAILFGCMAQPILGQTNFGSVANYVTPAFFNNIIGQAGSGCPGKKFYYHSAFLEAGNYYPTFGKTGTLEDSKREIAAFFAHVTHETGHFCYVREIARGKYCQLSTQYPCAPGKNYYGRGPIQLTWNYNYGACSKSIGVNLLKNPDLVATNAIISFKAAIWFWMNNVHSVIISGGGFGRTIRKVNGGECGGGNRPAVRARVKYYKAYCKQLGITPGPNLYC